ATCCACAGTGTAACTTCACAAAGTTTCAAACTCAGGGCTTAAATTGCCATTTCAAGATGTTCAGCTTCTGTTTTCTAgtatcaaatgtcaaaaatgcaaacaaatgagtccaaaaatgaataaattacaaaacagagaaaggtgCACAAGCAGCCAGATGATGTTAGAATGTAAACAGTCTTAAACCACATGAGGGGGGCTTTTTCTGCCCCTTTTTAAGCCCATATATACTATTGCTTCTTCTCTTTCAGCTTGTCTTTAATTTTCTGAGGCTCATCATATTGTATCAACCGCAGGATGTCCTTGTTGTCCATCACACCCTGAATGAATTCTCCCTCTGAGATTTTATCTGCGAAAGGACGGACAGCACAAGCAGAACAGCATCAACACATGTGGGTGCTTGTGAAGGTATAGAAAAGCTGTAAAGCTGTTAATGAGTTGTGAGTTACCGTTCTCCTTCTTCCCGAAGAATTCCCAGATTTTTTCAGCCCTCTTCTCCGGCGTGTTTTCATCCTCGGGGAGGTTCTTCTGGTCATCAGCAGGAATCATGTTGAATATTGACTGCAGGAGGGTAAGTTTTGAACATGTTTTTACAGTGCATGCttaatttaatcattaaatacaaattataCACAAAATAATATCCTAAAGAACATAAAGGATCCATGTATTTTACAGTGGATTCAGTTAGTGCTGAAACCATCAGAAAATTCAACATTCATCAAGCAAAATTTTAAAACagttgctggttccagcttctcaaatatgacaacttgctgcttttctttgctttgtaaactgaaaactgaatacTTTGGGGTTTGGGGCTGTTTGTCTGACTAAAAGagccatttaaaacatttcaatcaGGGAAATTATGATGGCAATTTACACAGTTTTTACAGACTACACAATGTCGAGTCTGTTTATTATTCTGCTTATAAGGATTTAAAATGTCTACAACATTGTGGACTCATTAATTACTTACTTACATTACAATCCCCTTCAGCTACATAATGAAGCTGTTTTCTTTTGCCTCCATTACAGACATTTTTGAGAAAATagaacaattaattaattaaaccaAATTTTGGAACAATATACCATATTGTGTTCAACGTTTACCCATGTTAACATGGTGAAAGGCTTTTGGAAAGAGGCCGAACAGAAGTCAAAAGGTATTAATTACTGCAGGGATAACAGAAATGTCTGTCAAATATATAATCTATTAAATACTTGAGGTTGTGAGTAGCAACTATATACTGTTTTCTGCACCAACATGATGAAAGAAGAAGGTATAAGTACCCTAACAATCTCTAGGATTTCATTATTGCTGATGGTTCCATTCCCGTCCACGTCGTACAGGGCGAAGGCCCACTCCAGCTTCTGCAGAGTCTTTCCCCCGGACGTGAGATGCAGAGCGACAAT
This genomic interval from Siniperca chuatsi isolate FFG_IHB_CAS linkage group LG21, ASM2008510v1, whole genome shotgun sequence contains the following:
- the rcvrna gene encoding recoverin a, with the protein product MGNTKSSALSKELLEDLKSNTKYSEAELCTWYQSFLKECPSGKISKEQFEGIYASFFPNADPTEYARHVFRSFDTNADGTLDFKEYIVALHLTSGGKTLQKLEWAFALYDVDGNGTISNNEILEIVRSIFNMIPADDQKNLPEDENTPEKRAEKIWEFFGKKENDKISEGEFIQGVMDNKDILRLIQYDEPQKIKDKLKEKKQ